From the genome of Brevibacterium sp. JSBI002, one region includes:
- a CDS encoding DinB family protein — protein MSTSPQRWSIATVYPDMWVDPDDDPRSSDRHSPDGELATLLSYLRDYRLTLDLKCQGLTLEQMMKLTVPPSTMSLFGLVRQMTEVERDWRNWITDGEPEPPIYGSLDDAFDLSDVPSHPEETVLTDAFARLEQEQAATDAEVSRHDDLGTHVGREDIAVREFLVHRIEEYARHCGHADLLRECIDGRTGQ, from the coding sequence ATGTCCACCTCACCACAGCGCTGGAGCATTGCCACCGTCTACCCGGATATGTGGGTCGATCCCGACGACGATCCCCGCAGCTCCGACAGGCACAGTCCCGACGGAGAACTCGCCACACTGCTGAGCTACCTGCGCGACTACCGGCTGACCCTCGATCTGAAATGCCAGGGACTCACGCTCGAGCAGATGATGAAGCTCACCGTCCCACCGTCGACGATGTCGCTGTTCGGGTTGGTCCGCCAAATGACCGAAGTGGAGCGAGACTGGAGGAATTGGATCACCGACGGCGAACCCGAACCCCCGATCTATGGGAGCTTGGACGACGCATTCGACCTCAGTGATGTTCCGTCTCACCCCGAGGAAACCGTCCTCACCGATGCCTTCGCCCGACTGGAACAGGAGCAGGCCGCCACCGACGCCGAAGTCAGCAGACACGACGACCTCGGCACACACGTGGGCCGAGAAGACATCGCGGTGCGGGAATTCCTAGTCCACCGCATCGAGGAATATGCCCGCCACTGTGGTCACGCTGATCTGCTGCGTGAATGCATCGACGGCAGAACCGGACAATAG